TcttcgagagagagagagagagttcatTGTTAGTAATTTCAATGAAGTAGAAGATGGGATTGAAACATTTATTTCGATGAAAAACATGTCAACGGAGTATTAGTGACAACAGATCAAATCAAATTGAGTTGATGAGTACTAGTAATGTATCAAGGCATTTGTGTGGTGTACACACACCTCTTACTCCAGTCTTCCAGACAGTGTTGGTATAGTTGAGGCCTGACACAATGTTGTTAGAGATGATGAAGGAGAATCGGAAGCTATAGGGACTGCCATCCTTGAGGGCAAACGCATAGCCCTTGTCATCTGCCTGAAATGGGATGGGCAGGACCAGATCCGGCCGGCCCGGTGACAAGATGGTCAAGTTCATGACCTTCACCTCTGGCTCCGCAGTTTCTGCATGAAAAGTTAATTGTGCATGTGCTCAAGGTTCGGTTGGACaattgtttaattcgtattttacGTGAAGAGGTTACAATCACCTCCAAGATGTTCTGTGTCAACTTGCCCAAGGAGTTGCTCCTTCCACCTCCTTAGGCTCTCGTCATCCTATACAAACATGTAGGAGATCGCAATTTTAGGATTACTCAGAAACAGAGATGAAGATATCAACACTCATGAGGCAATGTGCACCATTTAATATACCTTGTCGAGTTCGAGCTGCTCCTTTAGGGGAACCTGGGGGCCAAGCACGACAATGCGCTTGTTACCttcttcatcctcttcttcctcctcattgtCATTCCCATCGTGCTTCTCCttatctttctctttctctttctccttaTCATCCATTGGCTATGCACGTGCTTGCGCTCCCAATGCGGTCAATGGGAACAACTGTGGTAAGTGAATGGACCAATGACAATGAACAAGCAAATGAGAAACAATAATACTCAAAGATTGGGAGCCAGCATGTATATTGCGCTTTGTATGTCTACTACATAGGACAATTGGTGGTGCAAGGGGGTTTGGAGTGGTGGAGGTAGGGAAGGGAGGAAAGTTCCATGGCACAGTAGAGAGCAGCCCGGGCAGCCATGGGAGGGGCACCAAGTGTGTGGATCACCGCTGCTTGCGTAAGCGCCTACACCGGGGGCCCTGCGAGCCAGCCATTGTATCACTTTCCTAGTTGCACCTTGGAATGGTGGTTTCTATGGTTACACGCCTTTTTCGTTGCCTCTCCTTCTTATCTTCAGTGTGCCTTGAATTATTCCCTGTACTTCTATATGTTGCCATGCGGTCTTAGCTCAAAACTAATACATGCATTCTGCATTAGCACTATTCCCTTGGTTAGAAAAAGGATGATCGGTTAATAAGAATGTATGCATGTAGCCTATTTCGGGTAAATCTCTTAAAATGCCAACATCATGATGATGTACTAACTGTCTCATGGAGGATCTC
The nucleotide sequence above comes from Panicum virgatum strain AP13 chromosome 3K, P.virgatum_v5, whole genome shotgun sequence. Encoded proteins:
- the LOC120701440 gene encoding rho GDP-dissociation inhibitor 1-like: MDDKEKEKEKDKEKHDGNDNEEEEEDEEGNKRIVVLGPQVPLKEQLELDKDDESLRRWKEQLLGQVDTEHLGETAEPEVKVMNLTILSPGRPDLVLPIPFQADDKGYAFALKDGSPYSFRFSFIISNNIVSGLNYTNTVWKTGVRVENQKMMLGTFSPQLEPYVYEGEEETTPAGMFARGSYSAKLKFVDDDGKCYLEMSYYFEIRKEWPGTQ